Proteins from a genomic interval of Sphingomonas sp. Y38-1Y:
- the mdh gene encoding malate dehydrogenase, whose amino-acid sequence MARKKIALIGAGNIGGTLAHLAALKGLGDIVLFDVVEGVPQGKALDLSQCGPVEGFDATIIGTNDYKDIAGADVIIVTAGVARKPGMSRDDLLGINLKVMKAVGEGIAANAPDAFVICITNPLDAMVWALREFSGLPHNKVVGMAGVLDSARFSHFLADEFKVSVKDVNSFVLGGHGDTMVPVLEYSTVSGIPVSDLIAMGFSTQERIDAIVQRTRSGGGEIVALLKTGSAYYAPATSGIAMAEAYLFDKKRVLPAAAHLTGQYGVDDLYVGVPVVIGAGGVEKVIEINLTEEAKQNLTVSVDAVKELLVACKGIDSSLN is encoded by the coding sequence ATGGCTCGCAAGAAGATCGCGCTGATCGGCGCCGGTAACATCGGCGGCACGCTCGCGCACCTCGCCGCGCTCAAGGGGCTTGGCGACATCGTGCTGTTCGACGTGGTCGAGGGCGTGCCGCAGGGCAAGGCGCTGGACCTCAGCCAGTGCGGCCCGGTCGAGGGCTTCGACGCGACCATCATCGGCACCAACGATTACAAGGACATCGCCGGCGCCGACGTCATCATCGTCACCGCCGGTGTCGCCCGCAAGCCGGGCATGAGCCGCGACGACCTGCTCGGCATCAACCTCAAGGTCATGAAGGCCGTGGGCGAGGGCATCGCCGCCAACGCCCCCGACGCGTTCGTGATCTGCATCACCAACCCGCTCGACGCGATGGTGTGGGCGCTGCGTGAATTCTCCGGCCTGCCGCACAACAAGGTCGTCGGCATGGCCGGCGTGCTCGACTCGGCACGCTTCAGCCACTTCCTCGCCGACGAGTTCAAGGTGTCGGTGAAGGACGTGAACAGCTTCGTGCTGGGCGGCCACGGCGACACGATGGTCCCCGTCCTCGAATATTCGACCGTCAGCGGCATCCCCGTCAGCGACCTGATCGCGATGGGCTTCTCGACGCAGGAGCGCATCGACGCGATCGTCCAGCGCACGCGCTCGGGCGGCGGCGAGATTGTCGCGCTCCTGAAGACCGGCTCGGCCTATTACGCGCCGGCGACCAGCGGCATCGCGATGGCCGAGGCGTATCTCTTCGACAAGAAGCGCGTCCTTCCGGCCGCGGCGCACCTGACTGGCCAGTACGGCGTTGACGACCTCTATGTCGGCGTCCCCGTCGTGATCGGTGCCGGCGGCGTCGAGAAGGTCATCGAGATCAACCTGACCGAAGAGGCCAAGCAGAACCTCACCGTCTCGGTCGACGCGGTCAAGGAACTGCTGGTCGCGTGCAAGGGGATCGATAGCAGCCTGAACTGA
- a CDS encoding shikimate 5-dehydrogenase: MTARINRDTRLCISLSARPGNFGTRFQNHLYEALGLDYVYKAFSTTDIEGAVRGIRALGIRGCAVSMPFKEAVIPLIDELDPSAASIGAVNTIVNDDGRLTGYNTDYLAVVQLMQRHQVPTETRWALAGAGGMAKAVASALVDYGYTNGTIIARNEPKRRELADRLGIAHAEVAPAGIAMLVNATPIGMAGGAEADALPFSSEAIDAAEIVFDVVAIPPETPLIRMAQNKGKRVITGDAVLVLQGREQFVLYTGVQPDEAIVDAAARVALAP; encoded by the coding sequence ATGACCGCACGCATCAACCGCGACACCCGGCTGTGCATCTCACTGTCCGCGCGGCCGGGCAATTTCGGCACGCGTTTCCAGAACCACCTCTATGAGGCGCTCGGCCTCGACTATGTCTACAAGGCGTTCTCGACGACTGATATCGAGGGGGCGGTGCGCGGGATCCGCGCGCTCGGCATCCGCGGCTGCGCGGTGTCGATGCCGTTCAAGGAAGCGGTGATCCCGCTGATCGACGAACTCGATCCCTCGGCGGCGTCGATCGGCGCGGTCAACACCATCGTCAACGACGACGGCCGGCTCACCGGCTACAACACCGACTATCTTGCCGTCGTCCAGTTGATGCAGCGGCATCAGGTGCCCACCGAAACGCGCTGGGCCCTGGCGGGCGCGGGCGGGATGGCGAAGGCGGTGGCCTCGGCGCTGGTCGACTATGGCTATACGAACGGCACGATTATCGCGCGCAACGAGCCCAAGCGGCGCGAACTCGCCGACCGGCTCGGCATCGCGCATGCCGAGGTGGCGCCCGCGGGCATCGCGATGCTCGTCAACGCCACGCCGATCGGCATGGCCGGCGGCGCGGAGGCGGACGCCCTGCCCTTCTCGTCCGAGGCAATCGACGCCGCGGAGATCGTCTTCGACGTCGTCGCGATCCCGCCCGAGACGCCGCTGATCCGGATGGCTCAAAACAAGGGCAAGCGCGTTATCACCGGCGACGCCGTGCTCGTGCTGCAAGGGCGCGAGCAGTTCGTCCTCTATACCGGCGTCCAGCCCGACGAAGCGATCGTCGACGCGGCAGCAAGGGTCGCGCTCGCGCCTTAA
- the zapE gene encoding cell division protein ZapE — MTAVLDAYRALVAGGELRADADQEAAARRLDTLAAELEQVPRRGSVLWKMLGRAPAPPQGVYLWGGVGRGKSMLMDLFFENVAVHRKRRVHFHAFMIEVHARLHKERAKESGDPILPVAEAMVGETRLLAFDEMVINNSADAMILSRLFTAMMSHGLTVVATSNRVPEDLYKDGLNREHFLPFIALIREKMDVLSLNGPVDYRRDRLGSMETWLVPNGAEATAKLSEAFFRLTDFAVEDRDHVPTCDLDLGGRSLHVPKCLKGVAVFSFKRLCGEPRGAPDYLAIARRFHTVILVGIPRLGPDNRNEAARFVTLIDALYEHKVKLLAAADAVPEHLYEKGDGAFEFERTVSRLNEMRSDAYLALGHGEGEQG, encoded by the coding sequence ATGACCGCCGTCCTCGACGCCTATCGCGCGCTCGTCGCTGGCGGTGAACTTCGCGCCGACGCCGACCAGGAGGCCGCCGCCCGCCGCCTCGACACGCTCGCCGCGGAGTTGGAGCAGGTGCCGAGGCGCGGCAGCGTGCTCTGGAAGATGCTCGGCCGCGCGCCCGCCCCGCCGCAGGGCGTATACCTGTGGGGCGGCGTCGGGCGCGGCAAGTCGATGCTGATGGACCTGTTCTTCGAGAACGTCGCCGTCCACCGCAAGCGCCGCGTCCACTTTCACGCCTTCATGATCGAGGTCCATGCCCGCCTCCACAAGGAGCGCGCCAAGGAAAGCGGCGATCCGATCCTGCCGGTGGCGGAGGCGATGGTGGGCGAGACGCGCCTGCTCGCCTTCGACGAGATGGTCATCAACAACTCGGCCGACGCGATGATCCTGTCGCGGCTGTTCACCGCGATGATGAGCCATGGCCTGACCGTCGTCGCGACCTCGAACCGCGTGCCCGAGGACCTCTACAAGGACGGGCTCAATCGCGAGCATTTCCTCCCCTTTATCGCGCTGATCCGCGAGAAGATGGACGTCCTGTCCTTAAACGGCCCCGTCGATTACCGCCGCGACCGCCTGGGCAGCATGGAGACGTGGCTCGTCCCCAACGGCGCGGAAGCGACGGCGAAGCTTTCCGAGGCGTTCTTCCGGCTCACCGACTTCGCCGTCGAGGATCGCGACCACGTTCCGACCTGCGACCTCGACCTCGGCGGGCGGAGCCTGCATGTGCCGAAGTGCCTGAAGGGCGTCGCGGTGTTCAGCTTCAAGCGGTTGTGCGGCGAGCCCCGCGGCGCGCCCGATTATCTCGCGATCGCGCGGCGCTTCCACACTGTCATCCTCGTCGGCATTCCTAGGCTCGGTCCCGACAACCGCAACGAGGCGGCGCGCTTCGTCACGCTGATCGACGCGCTGTACGAGCACAAGGTCAAGCTGCTTGCCGCCGCCGACGCGGTGCCGGAGCATCTGTACGAAAAGGGTGACGGCGCGTTCGAGTTCGAGCGGACGGTCAGCCGCCTCAACGAAATGCGCTCCGACGCGTATCTGGCGCTCGGCCATGGCGAGGGGGAACAGGGATGA
- a CDS encoding PaaI family thioesterase, translated as MTAPFRFFPDPDLPGWHRWELTDPTRYNAFLAPLSVRAEDRGRARVRMVPQRIHSNIRDHVHGGVLLGFMDVAVFAAGRVFGIVNEGGASTVDLSAQFIAGADAARPIEAEVELLRETGRLFFVRGLIVQDGTTCASFTATARKPGSPT; from the coding sequence ATGACCGCCCCCTTCCGCTTCTTCCCCGATCCCGACCTGCCCGGCTGGCATCGTTGGGAGCTGACCGACCCGACGCGCTACAACGCCTTTCTCGCGCCGCTGTCGGTCCGCGCGGAGGATAGGGGCCGCGCCCGCGTGCGGATGGTGCCGCAGCGCATCCACTCGAACATCCGCGACCATGTCCATGGCGGCGTGCTGCTCGGCTTCATGGACGTCGCCGTGTTCGCCGCCGGCCGGGTGTTCGGCATCGTCAACGAGGGCGGCGCCTCGACCGTCGACCTGTCTGCGCAGTTTATTGCCGGCGCCGACGCCGCGCGCCCGATCGAGGCGGAGGTCGAGCTGCTGCGCGAGACCGGCCGCCTGTTCTTCGTGCGCGGGCTGATCGTGCAGGATGGCACGACCTGCGCCAGCTTCACCGCCACCGCGCGCAAGCCCGGTTCGCCGACATGA
- a CDS encoding succinate dehydrogenase iron-sulfur subunit — protein MATFTLPKNSVIKKEGHVHRAPEGAKRIKRFKIYRYDPDSGANPRYDTFEIDLDDCGPMVLDALIKMKSEQDPGLTFRRSCREGICGSCSMNIAGKNGLACTTAIEDIKGDIRITPLPHMDVIKDLVPDFTHFYAQYASIKPWLQTVTPPPAGKERLQSPEDRAKLDGLYECILCACCSTSCPSYWWNADKFLGPAILLQAYRWLADSRDEMTGERLDDLEDPFRLYRCHTIMNCANVCPKGLNPAKAIAEIKKMEVERIV, from the coding sequence ATGGCGACCTTCACCCTTCCCAAGAACAGCGTCATCAAGAAGGAAGGCCACGTCCACCGTGCGCCCGAGGGTGCCAAGCGGATCAAGCGCTTCAAGATCTATCGCTACGATCCCGACTCGGGCGCCAATCCGCGCTACGACACGTTCGAGATCGACCTCGACGATTGCGGTCCGATGGTGCTCGATGCGCTCATCAAGATGAAGTCGGAGCAGGACCCCGGCCTCACCTTCCGCCGGTCGTGCCGCGAGGGGATTTGCGGCTCCTGCTCGATGAACATCGCGGGCAAGAACGGTCTCGCCTGCACCACCGCGATCGAGGATATCAAGGGCGACATCCGCATCACGCCCTTGCCGCACATGGACGTCATCAAGGATCTCGTCCCCGACTTCACGCACTTCTATGCGCAATACGCCTCGATCAAGCCGTGGCTGCAGACGGTGACGCCGCCGCCCGCGGGCAAGGAGCGGCTCCAGAGCCCCGAGGATCGCGCGAAGCTCGACGGCCTATACGAGTGCATCCTGTGCGCCTGCTGCTCGACCAGCTGCCCCAGCTATTGGTGGAACGCCGACAAGTTCCTGGGCCCCGCGATCCTGCTCCAGGCGTATCGCTGGCTCGCCGACAGCCGCGACGAGATGACGGGCGAGCGCCTCGACGATCTCGAGGATCCGTTCCGCCTCTATCGCTGCCACACGATCATGAACTGCGCGAACGTCTGCCCCAAGGGTCTGAACCCGGCCAAGGCGATCGCCGAGATCAAGAAGATGGAAGTCGAGCGGATCGTCTGA
- a CDS encoding sugar kinase, whose translation MTGPIVCFGELLLRLSAPGRELLMQSPRLDIVVGGAEANVAVGLASLDHPTRLVSVVPDNPLGRGAVAAIRAGGVDCSTVSSAPGRMGLYFLSPGAGVRAADIVYDRAASAFALAEAFDWPGLLKGAARLHLSGITPALGPVSARAALAAARAARDLGIPVSFDGNYRARLWEAWDSDPRAILTELVGQADLFFGNHRDIALLTGASFSGDGPERRREAAGAAFAAFPNLTHIASTARHVVDADHHRLAARLDTPDAAYQTEEVAITGIVDRIGGGDAFAAGILHGLHAGLDPQATVEAGLALAALKHTLPGDASRFRRDDIEAFLAGTRDVRR comes from the coding sequence ATGACCGGTCCCATCGTCTGCTTCGGCGAGCTCCTGCTCCGTCTATCCGCCCCCGGCCGCGAGCTGCTGATGCAATCGCCGCGGCTCGACATCGTCGTCGGCGGGGCGGAGGCGAACGTCGCGGTCGGACTCGCGTCGCTAGACCATCCGACCCGGCTGGTGAGCGTCGTCCCCGACAATCCGCTCGGCCGCGGCGCGGTGGCGGCGATCCGCGCGGGCGGCGTCGATTGCTCGACGGTGAGCAGCGCGCCGGGGCGGATGGGGCTCTACTTCCTCTCGCCGGGCGCGGGCGTGCGCGCGGCCGACATTGTCTATGACCGCGCCGCCTCGGCATTCGCGCTGGCCGAGGCGTTCGACTGGCCGGGATTGCTGAAGGGCGCGGCGCGGCTGCACCTCTCGGGCATCACCCCCGCGCTCGGTCCGGTAAGCGCGCGCGCCGCGTTGGCGGCAGCGCGGGCCGCGCGCGATCTCGGCATTCCCGTCTCGTTCGACGGCAACTACCGCGCCCGCCTGTGGGAAGCGTGGGACAGCGATCCGCGCGCGATCCTGACCGAGCTGGTCGGCCAGGCCGACCTGTTCTTCGGCAATCACCGCGACATCGCGCTGCTGACCGGCGCCAGCTTTTCGGGCGACGGTCCGGAGCGGCGGCGCGAGGCGGCGGGGGCGGCGTTCGCGGCCTTTCCCAACCTCACCCACATCGCCTCGACCGCGCGCCACGTGGTCGATGCCGACCACCACCGCCTCGCCGCGCGCCTCGACACGCCCGACGCCGCCTATCAGACCGAGGAGGTGGCGATCACCGGCATCGTCGACCGGATCGGCGGCGGCGACGCGTTCGCGGCGGGCATCCTCCACGGGCTGCATGCTGGGCTCGACCCTCAGGCCACGGTCGAGGCCGGCCTCGCGCTCGCCGCGCTCAAGCACACGCTGCCCGGCGACGCGTCACGCTTTCGCCGCGACGATATCGAGGCGTTCCTGGCCGGGACCCGCGACGTCCGGCGATAG
- the uxaC gene encoding glucuronate isomerase: MRPLTLDPDRLFPAEPRSRDIARALYAEVKGLPIVSPHGHTDPAWFASDEPFANATELLLAPDHYLFRMLYSQGVPLEALGVRSREGAPATDPREAWRTLADHYHLFRGTPSRLWLDHVFAEVFGIDVAFEPASADLYFDTINDALATPGFRPRALFERFGIEFLATTEGADDPLDHHRAIRASGWQGRVVTTYRPDAVIDAEHEGFAAALERFGSLTGEDVMRWDGYLAAHRRRRADFRAMGATATDHGHASARTANLSTAEAEALFDRIVSRRFDAADAELFRAQMLTEMARMSVEDGMVMQIHPGSFRNHNAALFASHGRDKGADIPMRAGFVSELKPMLDVVGSERDLTIILFTLDESTYARELAPLAGHYPCLKLGPAWWFHDSPEGMRRFREMTTETAGFYNTVGFNDDTRAFLSIPARHDVARRVDCAFLARLVAEGRLADWEAAELAQELTVGLVRRAYKLGEPA; this comes from the coding sequence ATGCGCCCCCTCACGCTCGATCCCGATCGGCTGTTCCCCGCCGAGCCGCGCAGCCGCGACATTGCCCGCGCGCTCTATGCCGAGGTGAAGGGGCTGCCGATCGTCAGCCCGCACGGCCACACCGATCCCGCCTGGTTCGCGAGCGACGAACCCTTTGCCAATGCGACCGAGCTGCTGCTCGCGCCCGACCATTATCTGTTTCGGATGCTCTATTCGCAGGGCGTGCCGCTGGAGGCGCTGGGCGTGCGGAGCCGGGAGGGCGCCCCCGCGACCGACCCGCGCGAGGCGTGGCGGACGCTTGCCGATCACTACCACCTGTTCCGCGGCACGCCGTCGCGGCTGTGGCTGGATCATGTCTTCGCCGAGGTGTTCGGGATCGATGTGGCGTTCGAGCCGGCGAGCGCCGACCTCTATTTCGACACGATCAACGATGCGCTGGCGACGCCGGGCTTTCGCCCGCGCGCGCTGTTCGAGCGGTTCGGGATCGAGTTCCTGGCGACGACCGAAGGTGCCGACGATCCGCTCGACCACCACCGCGCGATCCGCGCGTCGGGATGGCAGGGCCGGGTCGTCACCACCTATCGACCCGATGCGGTGATCGATGCCGAGCATGAGGGCTTTGCCGCCGCGCTGGAGCGGTTCGGATCGCTGACGGGCGAGGACGTGATGCGCTGGGATGGCTATCTCGCCGCGCATCGCCGCCGCCGCGCCGATTTCCGTGCGATGGGCGCGACCGCGACCGACCACGGCCATGCCAGCGCGCGTACCGCGAACCTCTCGACGGCGGAGGCCGAGGCGCTGTTCGACCGCATCGTCTCGCGGCGCTTCGACGCCGCCGATGCCGAGCTGTTCCGCGCACAGATGCTGACCGAAATGGCGCGGATGAGCGTCGAAGACGGGATGGTGATGCAGATCCACCCGGGCTCGTTCCGCAACCACAATGCCGCTTTGTTCGCGAGCCACGGCCGTGACAAGGGCGCCGACATCCCGATGCGGGCGGGCTTCGTGTCCGAACTGAAGCCGATGCTCGACGTGGTCGGGTCCGAGCGCGACCTGACGATCATCCTCTTCACGCTCGACGAATCGACCTATGCGCGCGAGCTGGCGCCGCTTGCCGGCCATTATCCTTGCCTCAAGCTCGGACCGGCCTGGTGGTTTCACGACAGTCCCGAGGGGATGCGCCGCTTCCGCGAGATGACGACGGAGACGGCGGGCTTCTACAACACGGTCGGGTTCAATGACGATACGCGCGCCTTCCTGTCGATCCCGGCGCGGCACGACGTCGCGCGGCGGGTCGATTGCGCGTTCCTCGCGCGGCTGGTCGCCGAAGGCCGGCTGGCCGACTGGGAGGCGGCCGAGCTCGCGCAGGAACTGACGGTCGGGCTGGTGCGGCGCGCGTACAAGCTGGGTGAGCCGGCATGA
- a CDS encoding mannitol dehydrogenase family protein, protein MTRLSNAALGGLPASVERPGYDRATMRTGIVHFGLGAFHRAHQAPVYDSLNAGDPRWGVVGVSLNSRGVADALNPQDGLYTLALLGAERRVRVIGSIARVLTADEGAAIVAAVASPHTRIVSATVTEKGYCYAPDGTLDFDHPAIAHDRAGDGAPESLAGWLVAGLAARRAGGAGGLSVLSCDNLADNGAKLGAAVRALAATRDPDLARWIEGEVRFPNAMVDSITPATDDALRAEIAALGIEDAWPIQREPFWQWVIEDDFASGERPDFAAAGVTLTHDVRGYELAKLRLLNGAHSTLAYLGLARGATTVAEAMRDAPLAAFVERLMRQDLAASLTAPAGLDVGAYVTTILDRFANPAIHHRLIQIAADGSQKLPYRILAPLREAMAAGRPIERLAVPVAAWLRFLVRGEGVSDPLAERLVGRDARDVLAVREVFGELSDDARFIEAVMQVKEGELP, encoded by the coding sequence ATGACGCGGCTGTCGAACGCGGCGCTGGGCGGACTTCCCGCGTCGGTCGAGCGGCCGGGGTACGATCGTGCGACGATGCGGACCGGCATCGTCCATTTCGGCCTGGGGGCGTTCCACCGCGCGCATCAGGCGCCGGTCTATGACAGCCTCAACGCCGGCGATCCGCGCTGGGGCGTGGTCGGCGTCAGCCTCAATTCGCGCGGTGTGGCCGACGCGCTCAATCCGCAGGACGGGCTCTATACGCTGGCGTTGCTCGGGGCAGAGCGGCGGGTGCGGGTGATCGGCTCGATCGCGCGCGTGCTGACCGCGGACGAGGGGGCGGCGATCGTGGCGGCCGTCGCGTCGCCTCACACGCGGATCGTCAGCGCGACGGTGACGGAGAAGGGCTATTGCTACGCGCCCGACGGCACGCTCGACTTCGACCATCCGGCGATCGCCCACGACCGGGCGGGCGACGGCGCGCCGGAGTCGCTGGCCGGCTGGCTCGTCGCCGGCCTCGCCGCGCGGCGGGCGGGCGGGGCGGGGGGCTTGAGCGTCCTGTCCTGCGACAACCTCGCCGATAACGGCGCCAAGCTGGGCGCGGCGGTGCGGGCGCTGGCGGCGACGCGCGACCCCGATCTGGCGCGCTGGATCGAGGGCGAGGTGCGTTTCCCCAACGCGATGGTCGATTCGATCACGCCCGCGACCGACGATGCGCTCCGCGCCGAGATCGCCGCGCTCGGCATCGAAGACGCCTGGCCGATCCAGCGCGAGCCGTTCTGGCAATGGGTGATCGAGGACGATTTCGCCTCGGGCGAACGGCCCGACTTCGCCGCAGCCGGCGTGACGCTGACGCATGACGTGCGCGGCTATGAGCTTGCCAAGCTGAGGCTCCTCAACGGCGCGCATTCGACGCTCGCCTACCTGGGACTGGCGCGCGGCGCGACGACGGTGGCCGAGGCGATGCGCGACGCGCCGCTCGCCGCCTTTGTCGAGCGGCTGATGCGTCAGGATCTGGCAGCGTCGCTGACCGCGCCCGCGGGGCTGGATGTCGGCGCCTATGTCACGACGATCCTCGACCGCTTCGCCAATCCGGCGATCCACCACCGGCTGATCCAGATCGCCGCCGACGGTTCGCAGAAGCTTCCCTATCGCATTCTCGCGCCGCTCCGCGAGGCGATGGCGGCGGGGCGGCCGATCGAGCGGCTGGCGGTCCCGGTCGCGGCGTGGCTGCGGTTCCTGGTCCGCGGGGAGGGCGTGTCCGATCCGCTCGCCGAGCGGCTGGTGGGGCGCGACGCTCGCGACGTGCTGGCCGTGCGCGAGGTTTTTGGGGAACTGAGCGACGATGCTCGGTTCATCGAGGCGGTGATGCAGGTCAAGGAGGGCGAGCTGCCCTGA
- a CDS encoding LacI family DNA-binding transcriptional regulator has protein sequence MNDPTIHDVAARAGVSIRTVSRVLNDSPKVNGETRDRIEAAIAAMGFVPSLRARALATGRSFLIGLVHDDPNALVLDAVQRGIVAACAARGYEMVVHPAQGSGAALIDDIARFARRSRVDGIFVLPPVCEAAGLAARLTVPAIALAAARIDGFASMLVSDERAAAGEVARHLLSLGHRRIAFIAGPKGLLSASERQAGFAEALAAGGVPLDPGLIVPGDYGFPAGVAAGEALLALPEPPSAIFASNDVMAAGVLKVAARRGVAVPGALSVVGFDGSALATMLTPALTTVARPLADMASRAATRLIDQVEGKAAGGDLAATLTLQLGESTGPA, from the coding sequence ATGAACGATCCCACCATCCACGACGTCGCCGCGCGCGCGGGCGTGTCGATCCGCACCGTGTCGCGCGTGCTCAACGACTCGCCAAAGGTGAATGGCGAGACGCGCGACCGGATCGAGGCGGCGATCGCGGCGATGGGCTTCGTGCCCAGCCTGCGCGCACGCGCGCTGGCGACGGGTCGGTCGTTCCTGATCGGGCTGGTCCATGACGATCCCAACGCGCTGGTGCTCGACGCCGTGCAGCGCGGCATCGTCGCCGCCTGCGCCGCGCGTGGGTACGAGATGGTGGTGCACCCGGCGCAGGGGTCGGGCGCGGCGCTGATCGACGACATCGCCCGCTTCGCGCGCCGGTCGCGCGTCGACGGCATCTTCGTCCTGCCGCCGGTATGCGAGGCAGCGGGCCTGGCCGCACGGCTGACGGTGCCGGCGATCGCGCTGGCGGCGGCGCGGATCGACGGCTTCGCCTCGATGCTGGTGTCCGACGAGCGCGCCGCCGCGGGCGAGGTCGCGCGGCATCTGCTGTCGCTCGGGCATCGGCGGATCGCGTTCATCGCAGGCCCCAAGGGACTGCTCTCGGCGAGCGAGCGGCAGGCGGGGTTCGCCGAAGCGCTCGCGGCAGGTGGCGTACCGCTCGACCCCGGCCTGATCGTGCCCGGCGACTATGGCTTCCCCGCGGGCGTCGCAGCGGGCGAGGCGCTGCTGGCGCTGCCCGAGCCGCCGAGCGCGATCTTCGCGTCCAACGACGTGATGGCGGCGGGCGTGCTCAAGGTCGCGGCGCGGCGCGGGGTGGCGGTGCCGGGCGCGCTGTCGGTCGTCGGGTTCGACGGCAGCGCACTCGCGACGATGCTGACGCCGGCGCTCACTACCGTCGCGCGCCCGCTCGCCGACATGGCGTCGCGCGCGGCGACGCGGCTAATCGATCAGGTCGAAGGGAAAGCGGCCGGCGGCGACCTGGCGGCGACGTTGACGCTTCAACTGGGTGAATCGACGGGGCCAGCCTAA
- a CDS encoding alginate export family protein has protein sequence MRGILIFALATAAAPVLAQDERQEGVAASGSVRLRYEALDGQLRPGFNVAEDVASIRSTIRLDYKAGDFHATGEIYDSRVTLDDAHSPITTGEVNTIEPVQAFVGADFDVFGTKATLDVGRMTLNIASRRLVAADDYRNTTNGYTGARLTFASPSGWDGTLIYVLPQTRLPDDERLRRDVVVLDRESFDIVLWGGTAMRRRAIGTFAIEASYYHLGERDRPDLTTRDRSLDTYGGRLIREAASGKWDLEVEGYVQTGRVSASTASTAPELKVGAWFLHADAGYSFAGGWKPRVAIDFDVASGDRTGGRYGRFDTLFGMRRADYTPGGIFSAIGRANIVTPGLRVEATPDKCTDLLLSIRPMWLESASDSFSTSTLRDPRGESGRYAGTYVDTRLRYWLVPKRLRYEFDGVLVTQGRFLEAQAPKDGPTLYLSSNLTATF, from the coding sequence ATGAGGGGCATTCTGATATTCGCGCTGGCGACCGCTGCCGCGCCCGTACTCGCGCAGGACGAGCGCCAGGAGGGCGTGGCGGCAAGCGGCAGCGTCCGCCTCCGCTACGAGGCGCTCGACGGCCAGCTTCGCCCCGGCTTCAACGTCGCCGAGGATGTCGCGAGCATCCGCAGCACCATCCGCCTCGACTACAAGGCCGGCGACTTTCACGCGACCGGCGAGATCTATGACAGCCGCGTCACCCTGGACGACGCGCACTCGCCGATCACCACGGGTGAGGTCAACACGATCGAGCCGGTGCAGGCGTTCGTCGGCGCCGACTTCGACGTGTTCGGTACCAAGGCGACGCTGGATGTCGGGCGGATGACGCTCAACATCGCGTCACGCCGGCTGGTCGCCGCCGACGATTATCGCAACACCACCAACGGCTATACCGGCGCGCGCCTGACCTTTGCGAGCCCGTCCGGCTGGGATGGCACATTGATCTACGTCCTCCCGCAGACGCGATTGCCCGACGACGAGCGGCTGCGGCGCGACGTGGTCGTGCTCGACCGGGAGAGCTTCGACATCGTCCTGTGGGGCGGGACGGCGATGCGCCGCCGCGCGATCGGCACGTTCGCGATCGAGGCGAGCTATTATCATCTCGGCGAACGCGACCGTCCCGATCTCACCACCCGCGACCGCTCGCTCGACACCTATGGCGGCCGCCTGATCCGCGAAGCTGCGAGCGGCAAATGGGACCTGGAGGTGGAGGGCTATGTGCAGACCGGCCGGGTCAGCGCCTCGACCGCATCGACCGCGCCCGAGCTCAAGGTCGGCGCCTGGTTCCTCCACGCCGACGCCGGCTACAGCTTTGCCGGCGGATGGAAGCCGCGTGTCGCGATCGACTTCGACGTGGCGAGCGGGGACCGGACGGGCGGGCGCTATGGCCGCTTCGACACGCTGTTCGGGATGCGCCGCGCCGACTACACGCCGGGCGGCATCTTCTCGGCGATCGGCCGCGCCAACATCGTCACGCCGGGCCTCCGCGTCGAGGCGACGCCCGACAAGTGCACCGACCTGCTCCTGAGCATCCGCCCGATGTGGCTGGAGAGCGCGAGCGACAGCTTCTCCACCTCGACGCTTCGCGATCCGCGCGGCGAGAGCGGTCGCTATGCCGGCACCTATGTCGACACGCGGCTGCGCTACTGGCTGGTGCCCAAGCGGCTTCGTTACGAGTTCGACGGCGTCCTCGTCACCCAGGGTCGCTTTCTGGAGGCACAGGCGCCGAAGGACGGCCCAACGCTCTATCTCTCCTCCAACCTGACGGCGACGTTCTGA